A single region of the Pseudalkalibacillus berkeleyi genome encodes:
- the ytkD gene encoding RNA deprotection pyrophosphohydrolase, whose product MSCFTFEDYYHNEVELSFTDHPYSSSPKHVWIICRFKGQWLLTEHPRRGIEFPGGKVEEGETAEIAAVREVYEETGATVDELYYLGQYRVNGKGGTIIKNVYFATIEKISLKAHYFETNGPLLKKNLPASIKNDHKYSFMMKDQVLERSLAYMLKEGITQF is encoded by the coding sequence ATGAGTTGTTTTACTTTTGAAGATTATTATCATAATGAAGTGGAGTTATCTTTTACTGATCATCCATATTCCTCCTCACCTAAGCACGTATGGATTATTTGTCGGTTCAAAGGGCAATGGTTGCTTACTGAGCATCCGAGAAGAGGAATTGAATTTCCTGGAGGGAAAGTAGAAGAAGGAGAGACAGCTGAAATAGCTGCTGTTAGGGAAGTCTATGAAGAAACAGGAGCAACAGTGGACGAACTTTATTACCTAGGACAGTATCGTGTGAATGGTAAGGGCGGTACAATCATCAAGAATGTATATTTTGCAACAATTGAAAAGATAAGTTTAAAGGCCCATTACTTTGAAACTAATGGACCTTTACTTAAGAAGAATCTCCCTGCTTCGATTAAGAATGATCATAAATACAGTTTTATGATGAAAGACCAAGTACTAGAACGAAGTTTAGCGTACATGTTGAAAGAGGGAATTACTCAGTTTTAA